Within Anaerolineae bacterium, the genomic segment CCAGGGAACGCACGTTGGGCTGGAGGATAGGGATAATGGCCTCACTGAACAGGGTGTTGGGCGAGATGCGCGCCAGGTTCATGGCCAGTTTGGTCTGCGCCAGGATTTCCTCCATGGTGCCGTAGCGGATGGGCAGGAGCGCAGACGCCAGCAGACTGCTCAGGATGTCCCAGAACACCAGGAAGAAGAGCCAGATGGCGATGGCGGCCAGTGCGGCCGTCGCCGGCTGGCGGAACACCACCGAGAAGACCATCGCCACTGCCAGCCAGATGCCGCCGTAGAAGATGGAGAGCAGGAGGAGGCACAAGGCACGCGCCAGCTCCTCCGGGCTGGGCGGCACCCCCAGCGTGATCAGCCCCAGCCCGATGATGAGCAGCCAGATGGCCGTCAGCACCAGGGTCATGGTGAAGAGGCCGGCCAGGAACTTGCCCATCAACAGCGCGTCGCGGTAAATGGGCTGGGCCAACACGCGGGAGATAGTGCGGCGGTTGAACTCGCCGTTGATGCTGTCAAAGCCCAGGGCAATGGCGATGAGCGGTATCAGAAAGCCCAGGAAACCGACGAAGGCCGGCACGGGGTCCTTCGACGTCGTGAACAGGCGCAGGAACAGGAAGGGGTCCTGGGCAATGGTGGTGCGGATTTCCTGAATGGCCATGTAGACCGTGCCGGCGGCGGTCAGCACGATCAGGATTTCCAGGATGCGCATGCGCGCGCTGGTGAGATGATCGGCCATCTCCTTGGCGACCACCGCCCACAACCCCGTCCAGGGAGAGCCCTCGCGAGCCGGCAGGCGCCGGCCTTCCTCACGCGGCTGGGACATGCTCCACCTCCTCGAAGTAGCGGGCATAGATGTCATCCAGGCTGGGGCGGTCCAGCTCGAGAGAGAGGAGCCGGCCGCCGGCGGACATGACAGCGCCGGCGGCTTCGGTGCGCAGGTCTTCCACCGCCGCCACCCGATAGTGGTGTTTGCCATCCCAACTCACGTCGGTGACGCCGGGGAGCCGGCGCAGGGCCGCCGTGATGGATTCCGACGAACCCTCTGCCTCCAACTGTATGTGGTAAGCGGTGCCCAGCACCTGCCGTGCCAGCTCGGTCACCGTGCCCTCCAGCACCATATGCCCTTTATGGAACAGGCCCACCCGGTCGCATACTGCCTGCACTTGGTGGAGCAAGTGGGAGGAGAGGAGGATGGTGATGCCCTCCTCCTTGAGACCCCGGATGATGCGCAGGAACTCCCGCGCAGCTTCGGGGTCCAGCCCCTGGGTGGGCTCGTCCATAATGATGAGCTGGGGCTTTTTGATGAGCACGTCGGCCACGCCCAGCCGGCGCTTCATGCCGTGGGAATAGGTGACGACAGGACGGTCCGCCACATCCAGCAGACCCACCCGCCCCAGCGCCTCTTCGATGCGCTCCTGCGCAGCGCGCCCGGAGAGGCCGTTCAGCCGGGCGATATAGGCCAGGTTCTCCCGGGCGGTCAGCTCTTCGTAAAAGCCCACCTCGTCAGGCATATAGCCGACGCGCGCCTTCACGCTGAGGGGCTGTCGGGCCGGGTCCAGGCCCAGCACCCGCACCCAGCCGGCGGTAGGCTCGGTCAGCCCGAGGAGCATGAGGATGGTGGTGGTTTTGCCGGAACCGTTGGGCCCCAGCAGGCCGAAGATCTCCTGCCGGCGCACCCGCAGGTTCAGGTTCTCGACCGCCACCACCCCGTTGTAATGCTTGGTCAAGCCCTCGGTCTCGATCACCAGTTCGTCCATACGCGCCCTCCTTCCGCCATCAGCGGCGGCCGAAGCGCAGGACGGCGATAGCGACCACTCCCACCGCGACGGCGATCAACGCCACACCGACAACACCCCACAGGGTCGAGGTGCGGACAGTGATGCGGAAGTCCACCGACTTGGAGCTTTCCTTTTCCGGCTTGGCGGTGATGGTGACCATGTAGTCGCCGGCAATAGCCTTATCGGCCGGCCTGATGGTCATCTTGACCTCGGCCTGCTCGCCGGCAGGAATGCTGGCGATTTCCTCGGGGTCAAAGGAGACCGTCCAGCCGGATGGCTCCGAGGAGCTCATCTTCACCTTCTCGGCCGCGGCATCGCCGGTGTTGCGCACCACGATCTTGATGGTGTTCTCCTTGCCGGCGTACGCGTCGCCGGAGAGCCGGCCGTCCGCGCCGCTGATGCTGAGCACCGGACTGCCGGGCTTGGGCGTGACATCCGCCGTCAGCTTGGTCTCGGCCTCGGTCTCACCGCCGCGCGCCCGCAGGGTGATGTCATACTTGCCGGCGGGAAGATCATCGGGCGGGTCAACTTCGATGGTCAGGGACTTGGACTCGCCGGCTTTAATGGGGAAACTGCTCACATCCTGCCCCAGCAAGCGGAAGATCACCTTGAAATTCTGCGGCGCGTCATAGACCAGGTTGACGTTCAGGTCTTCCCCACCCTCGTTGCGCAGGGTGGCATCATAGCGGAAGGTGGTGGTGGGGTTCCCCCGCAGGGTGGGCAGTTTGACCTCCCAGGTCAGGGTCGGGGGTAGCTTCTCCTTCACGGTCAGCTCCAGCGGGAGGGTCACCTGCCCTCGCTCGCTCTTGCCAATCAGCGTGAAGCGGTAGGTATCCGGGGCGGCCTCCGCCGGCACCTCGATCTTCAGCGAGACAGAGGTCTTCTCCTCCGTCTGGACGTAGGCCGCGCGGATGACATCCCCGCCGCCGCGCAGGGTTGCCTTCCAGCCTTCGGGCAGTCCCTGCACCTCCAGGGAGACGATCTGGGGTTCGGAGTTCGCCAGCAAGGAGATGTCAAAGGTCGCCGTTCCGCCTTTGGCCACTTCGCGCGCCGGATAGGTGGTGAACATGCGGAAGGGTGCGGATGTGCCGGCCTCCCCCTGCGCCAGCACAACCAACGGGCTTACCAGCAAGGACAGCAAGACCAGCAGACTGATCCAGGCCAGGCTTCGATGTCGCCACATAGGCACAACCTCCTCGCTCCTTCAGAGTATCAGGATATTCTCACGGGCGAAATCCGCCATCGGTATATCACGGCTGGATTAAAAGAAGATTAAGCGCCGGCGAAATACCCCGAAGGTACGTATTGCCGGATTCGGGAGCATCCGGTATAATAATGGCGAGATGATGCGGATTAGCGGTTATTCACGTGATGGACGTGCCTCTCCATCTTCCCAGGCCGGCGGCCCCAATCCGGTATGAGCTTCACCTGATACAGGTTCGGTCAAGTAACGCGCAGGACACCCATCATGCCAGAAAAGGTGCTGATTTTCACCCACAATCGGGCGGTAGCCTCGTCCCTGGCGAAGGCACTGGATCAGCATGGGTTTGTTGTCCAGACCACCGGCAACAAACGGCAAATGATGACATGGGTCGCCAGCGCCGACGCGGATTATGTGGTAGTCGACGCGACCGATGATCCGGTCAAGGGATTGGGCCTGTGCGAGAAACTGCGGCACTCTGACCCGTACGCCTGGCTTATCGCCGCTCTGCCGCGCTCTTGTCCATCCATCCCCACGGCGGTGGACGCGCATTTTGAGGAACCCATCACCTTTCGCAAGCTGTACTACCGCATCAAGCGCCTTCAGGAGATTCCCCCGCGCTATCTGGTGCGCTTTGGTGATGTGACCTTTGACCCCAAGCACCGCCTGCTCCGGCGGGGGGAGAACAGCGTCCGGCTGACGCCGAAGGAGGCCGCTCTGCTGTCCCTGCTGGTGGCGCGCGCCGGCGAGGTCGTCACCCGTGAGGAAATCATGCGCGCGATCTGGAACACCGATTACATCCGGGATACCCGCACCCTGGAAGTACACATCTGCTGGCTGAGGAAAAAGATCGAGCCGACCCCCCGCCGCCCGATCTATCTCCAGACGGTGCGCGGCCAGGGGTATCGGTTGGTGCTCCCGCCGGAGAGCCACGCGCCGCCGGCCAGGTGAACCCGCCCACACCGCCGGCAGGACTTCCTTCTGGCACCCAGCCAGAAGCTCACCACTTTCCCGCAGGAGGAACACCTCAATGGATACCGTTCACGTGCTGTGCCTTGGCCGCTTCAGCGAGAGCCAACTGGAACGACTGCGCGCCGTATCTCACCGCCTGCAGGTGGAGCAGATCCCCACCCAGGACTTCGCCTCCATCAGCGAGCCGCTGACCCGCGCCGAGGTACTGTACACCTTCGGACTGCCGGCCTCGCTGGAGCAGATGCCGCGCCTGCGCTGGGTACAGTTATCCAGCGCCGGCGCGGAGCATCTGGCCGGCCATCCGGTCATGGCCGCTCGGCACATTCACATCACCACCACCAGCGGCATTCACGCCGGCCCAATGGGGGAATACGTCATGGCGGTCATGCTGGCCTGGGCGCGCCGCCTGCCCACCACCCTGGAGCTACAGCGCCGGCGGGAGTGGCCCAAAGGGCGCTGGAACATCCTGCGCAGTCTGGAACTGCGCGACGCCACCCTGGGCATCGTAGGATACGGGAGCATCGGCCGCGAGATCGCCCGGCTGGCCTCTGCCTTCGGCATGCGCGTCCTGGCCCTGAAGCGCCATCCGGAAGAGCGGCGCGACCGCGGCTACATTGAGCCGGGATTGGGGGATCCGGAGGGCCGCCTGCCGGCGCGGTGGTACGCTCCCGAAGAACTGCATGCCATGCTGGCGGAATGCGACTACGTGGTGCTGACCGTGCCCCTGACGCCGGCCACCCGCGGCCTCATCAACGCCGACGCACTGCGTGCCATGAAACCATCGGCACTGCTCATCAATGTGGCGCGCGGGGATATTGTCGTGGAACAGGACCTGCTCCAGGCCCTGCGGGAGAAGTGGATCGCCGGCGCCGCCCTCGACGTGTTTTCCAAAGAACCCCTGCCGGCGGACCATCCCCTCTGGGAGCTGGACAACGTCATCCTCACGCCCCATATCTCGGCCATCACGGACCGCTACGAGGAGCGCGCCGCGCGCCTCTTCGCCGAGAACCTGCGTCGCTATCTGGCCGGCGAGCCATTATTGAACGAGATCAATCGTGAGGAGGGATACTGAGACATGTCCGTTCCGTCCGTGAAAGAAGCTCTCCTGGAGCGCATCCGGCGGAAGGAGGCCCGCGTGGGAGTGGTAGGCCTGGGATACGTGGGCCTGCCGCTGGCGGTGGAATTTGCCGAGGCCGGCTTTACCGTGCTGGGCATTGACCTGGACCCCAACCGGGTGGCGGCCATCAACGCCGGCCAGAGCTATATCGGGGACGTGCCGGCGGAACGCCTGCGGCCGCTGGTGGAGGCGCGCCGGCTGATGGCGACGAGCACGTACGATATGGTCCCACAACTGGATACCATTTCCATCTGCGTGCCGACCCCGTTGGGGAAAAGCCGCGACCCGGACATCTCCTATATCCTCCAGGCGGCGGATGCCATCTCCCAACGCAGCCGGCGCGGCCAGCTCATCATCCTGGAATCCACCACCTACCCCGGCTCCACCGAGGAGATCATCGCCCCACGCCTGGTGGCCAACGGCCTGCGCATCGGCGAGGATATCTTCCTGGCCTTTTCGCCGGAGCGGGTGGACCCCGGCAACCCGGTCTACACCATCCGCAACACGCCCAAGGTCATCGGGGGGATGACGCCGGCCTGCCTGGAAGTGGCCAGCGCGCTGTACGGCTCCATCATCGAGACCATCGTGCCGGTCAGCTCGCCGGCGGCCGCCGAGATGACCAAACTGCTGGAAAACACCTTCCGCGCCGTCAACATCGCCCTGGTCAACGAGATCGCCATCATGTGCGACCGGCTGGGGCTGGACGTGTGGGAGGTGATTGACGCCGCCGCCACCAAGCCCTTCGGCTTCATGCGCTTCCTGCCCGGGCCGGGCCTGGGCGGACACTGCATCCCGGTGGACCCGCATTATCTGGCCTGGAAACTGCGCACCCTGAACTACACGGCGCGCTTCATCGAGCTGGCCGGCGAGATCAACTCCCATATGCCGCACTATGTGGTGGACAAGGTCATCGCCGCGCTGAACGACGCCCGCAAGCCGGTGCGCGGCTCCGCCGTGCTGATACTAGGAGTGGCGTACAAAAAGGACGTCAGCGACATCCGCGAGTCGCCGGCGCTGGACATCATGCGCGAGCTGATCCTGCGCGGCGCGAACCTGTCGTACCATGACCCGCACGTCCCCCAATTGCAGTTGGATGATGCGCGCATGCAGTCCGTGGAATTGACCGACCAGGTGCTCCAGCAGGCGGACTGTGTTGTCATCGTCACGGACCACTCCGCCTACGACTGGGAATGGGTGGCGCAGAACGCCGGCCTGATTGTGGACACGCGCAACGCCCTGCGCGGGGTACGCGCCCCGCGCGCCAAGATCGTCAAACTGTGAACCCGGGGGAATGTCCATGGCGGAGGCGAAGATTTACCCCAATGTGCGGCTGGGCAAGAACGCGCAGATCAGCGATTTCGTCATCATCGGCGAGCCGCCGCGCGGCCGCGCGCCGGGCGAGCTG encodes:
- a CDS encoding ABC transporter permease — protein: MSQPREEGRRLPAREGSPWTGLWAVVAKEMADHLTSARMRILEILIVLTAAGTVYMAIQEIRTTIAQDPFLFLRLFTTSKDPVPAFVGFLGFLIPLIAIALGFDSINGEFNRRTISRVLAQPIYRDALLMGKFLAGLFTMTLVLTAIWLLIIGLGLITLGVPPSPEELARALCLLLLSIFYGGIWLAVAMVFSVVFRQPATAALAAIAIWLFFLVFWDILSSLLASALLPIRYGTMEEILAQTKLAMNLARISPNTLFSEAIIPILQPNVRSLGLVLTWQLQGAILGTPLPLGESLVLIWPHLTGLIAGTILLFALSYILFQRREIRV
- a CDS encoding ABC transporter substrate-binding protein, with product MWRHRSLAWISLLVLLSLLVSPLVVLAQGEAGTSAPFRMFTTYPAREVAKGGTATFDISLLANSEPQIVSLEVQGLPEGWKATLRGGGDVIRAAYVQTEEKTSVSLKIEVPAEAAPDTYRFTLIGKSERGQVTLPLELTVKEKLPPTLTWEVKLPTLRGNPTTTFRYDATLRNEGGEDLNVNLVYDAPQNFKVIFRLLGQDVSSFPIKAGESKSLTIEVDPPDDLPAGKYDITLRARGGETEAETKLTADVTPKPGSPVLSISGADGRLSGDAYAGKENTIKIVVRNTGDAAAEKVKMSSSEPSGWTVSFDPEEIASIPAGEQAEVKMTIRPADKAIAGDYMVTITAKPEKESSKSVDFRITVRTSTLWGVVGVALIAVAVGVVAIAVLRFGRR
- a CDS encoding ABC transporter ATP-binding protein gives rise to the protein MDELVIETEGLTKHYNGVVAVENLNLRVRRQEIFGLLGPNGSGKTTTILMLLGLTEPTAGWVRVLGLDPARQPLSVKARVGYMPDEVGFYEELTARENLAYIARLNGLSGRAAQERIEEALGRVGLLDVADRPVVTYSHGMKRRLGVADVLIKKPQLIIMDEPTQGLDPEAAREFLRIIRGLKEEGITILLSSHLLHQVQAVCDRVGLFHKGHMVLEGTVTELARQVLGTAYHIQLEAEGSSESITAALRRLPGVTDVSWDGKHHYRVAAVEDLRTEAAGAVMSAGGRLLSLELDRPSLDDIYARYFEEVEHVPAA
- a CDS encoding D-2-hydroxyacid dehydrogenase — protein: MDTVHVLCLGRFSESQLERLRAVSHRLQVEQIPTQDFASISEPLTRAEVLYTFGLPASLEQMPRLRWVQLSSAGAEHLAGHPVMAARHIHITTTSGIHAGPMGEYVMAVMLAWARRLPTTLELQRRREWPKGRWNILRSLELRDATLGIVGYGSIGREIARLASAFGMRVLALKRHPEERRDRGYIEPGLGDPEGRLPARWYAPEELHAMLAECDYVVLTVPLTPATRGLINADALRAMKPSALLINVARGDIVVEQDLLQALREKWIAGAALDVFSKEPLPADHPLWELDNVILTPHISAITDRYEERAARLFAENLRRYLAGEPLLNEINREEGY
- a CDS encoding nucleotide sugar dehydrogenase; this encodes MSVPSVKEALLERIRRKEARVGVVGLGYVGLPLAVEFAEAGFTVLGIDLDPNRVAAINAGQSYIGDVPAERLRPLVEARRLMATSTYDMVPQLDTISICVPTPLGKSRDPDISYILQAADAISQRSRRGQLIILESTTYPGSTEEIIAPRLVANGLRIGEDIFLAFSPERVDPGNPVYTIRNTPKVIGGMTPACLEVASALYGSIIETIVPVSSPAAAEMTKLLENTFRAVNIALVNEIAIMCDRLGLDVWEVIDAAATKPFGFMRFLPGPGLGGHCIPVDPHYLAWKLRTLNYTARFIELAGEINSHMPHYVVDKVIAALNDARKPVRGSAVLILGVAYKKDVSDIRESPALDIMRELILRGANLSYHDPHVPQLQLDDARMQSVELTDQVLQQADCVVIVTDHSAYDWEWVAQNAGLIVDTRNALRGVRAPRAKIVKL
- a CDS encoding response regulator transcription factor — encoded protein: MPEKVLIFTHNRAVASSLAKALDQHGFVVQTTGNKRQMMTWVASADADYVVVDATDDPVKGLGLCEKLRHSDPYAWLIAALPRSCPSIPTAVDAHFEEPITFRKLYYRIKRLQEIPPRYLVRFGDVTFDPKHRLLRRGENSVRLTPKEAALLSLLVARAGEVVTREEIMRAIWNTDYIRDTRTLEVHICWLRKKIEPTPRRPIYLQTVRGQGYRLVLPPESHAPPAR